The Cloeon dipterum chromosome X, ieCloDipt1.1, whole genome shotgun sequence genome includes a window with the following:
- the LOC135945586 gene encoding chitinase-3-like protein 2 translates to MTNIRPMTQAKYQLLVESRRTLSNAKWPVITVACLALGLLTGSLIVTLQLLKNLQFKSWYELSENATFTNKRAEYYGMASAHPGKGLTELLVMSSEPKAPVHHPSKNFLKSNRSSSFPFVDNHHLVCYYAIQTEDSYQPLQPEAIDPFLCTHLVIAFAQIDNCTLQPIRPEDLKIYEKVVALKQTNPALKVMLSVGQMTQDGGFYDLVHSETNRKRFARQAAAFLNEMNIDGLDLDWEFPEWPPPGKNGVERAALSSLLYTLRRNFRGSRRRLLLSVAVGAPKAIADVSYDVPFMAKYVDFVNLMTYDFHSYIWYLPVTGHNAPLYSNHYDKGLFTTMNTNWSANYWHELGMPRKKIQIGIPTYAHTFRLVNPENNGLNAPAIGYGSIGAKGFANYSLICDFISQPNTGVRWDNESKVPFAFNDYDWVSYDNLSSVEHKVSLVKSMNFGGSMVWSISHDDFSGGCGQGKFPLVNRIKEVLKLRHSDLML, encoded by the exons ATGACCAACATTCGTCCAATGACTCAGGCCAAGTATCAGCTGCTGGTGGAAAGCAGAAG AACCCTGTCAAATGCCAAATGGCCTGTTATTACGGTGGCATGTCTAGCCTTAGGACTCCTCACAGGATCTCTCATAGTTACCCTCCAGCTGCTCAAGAATTTACAATTCAAGTCCTGGTATGAGCTGTCAG AAAATGCTACGTTTACGAACAAACGAGCTGAGTACTACGGAATGGCCTCAGCACACCCTGGAAAAGGGCTGACTGAGCTTCTGGTAATGTCGTCCGAGCCAAAAGCACCAGTGCATCATCCGTCTAAAAACTTCCTGAAGAGCAATCGAAGCAGCTCCTTCCCCTTCGTGGACAATCATCACCTTGTGTGCTACTATGCCATCCAGACCGAAGACTCGTACCAGCCTCTGCAGCCAGAGGCCATTGACCCCTTTTTGTGCACACATCTCGTAATTGCATTCGCCCAAATTGACAACTGCACCCTCCAACCAATCCGGCCAGAAGACCTGAAGATTTACGAAAAGGTGGTTGCCTTAAAGCAAACCAATCCTGCCCTGAAGGTCATGCTCTCTGTTGGGCAAATGACCCAAGATGGGGGCTTCTATGACCTTGTGCATTCCGAGACAAATAGAAAAAG GTTTGCCAGACAAGCTGCAGCATTTTTGAACGAGATGAATATTGATGGGCTGGACCTTGATTGGGAGTTCCCCGAGTGGCCACCTCCAGGCAAAAATGGTGTTGAAAGGGCAGCTTTATCCAGCCTGTTGTACACCCTCCGCCGCAACTTCCGGGGCAGTCGCAGGCGCCTCCTTCTCTCTGTGGCCGTTGGAGCCCCGAAGGCCATCGCTGATGTCTCTTATGATGTACCTTTCATGGCGAA gtATGTTGATTTTGTCAATTTGATGACCTACGATTTTCACTCTTACATTTGGTACTTGCCTGTGACCGGTCACAATGCACCACTGTACTCCAATCACTACGATAAGGGCCTCTTCACAACCATGAACACGAATTGGTCTGCCAACTACTGGCACGAACTCGGCATGCCGAGGAAAAAGATCCAGATCGGCATCCCAACCTACGCTCACACCTTCAG GCTGGTCAACCCTGAAAATAATGGTCTTAATGCTCCAGCAATCGGCTACGGCTCAATCGGAGCTAAAGGCTTTGCcaattattctttaatttgcGACTTCATCAGCCAGCCAAACACTGGCGTTCGCTGGGACAATGAAAGCAAAGTTCCCTTTGCGTTCAACGACTACGACTGGGTGTCTTATGATAATCTTTCCAGTGTTGAACACAAG GTCAGTTTGGTGAAGTCGATGAACTTTGGCGGCTCCATGGTTTGGTCCATCAGTCACGATGATTTCTCCGGCGGCTGCGGTCAGGGTAAATTCCCTTTGGTCAATAGAATCAAAGAGGTCCTTAAGCTACGCCACTCAGACTTAATGTTGTGA
- the Gug gene encoding arginine-glutamic acid dipeptide repeats protein isoform X1 — MFLSGARSIAAFQGLCDGASPEDGYLLASRDDISLNAHSVLHDSGYNHGKALDALAKCPAPDGIDKKWSEEETKRFVKGLRQFGKNFFRIRKDLLPHKDTAELVEYYYLWKKTPGANNNRPHRRRRQGNSLRRSRNTRNSRLPKESDSSVGSSRPNSKEQSEGAGSSASEEENSEDDSEGPTGFQCSHCFTTTSRDWAPLNKEQKSPILCSECRAYHKKNGELPPVPAAPPGGRDSRDSPYLFRPVQPDEAAAAAAAGRMRTRTRVKEAPARGGGRKRGSGTDTPESEADKKCKSPSASSNCSSSPSDKKKKKTETAKALKRSQTEMENDDDKDASFKRKKGDQPESPASSISSDSGNVLDEETNENEGEIEVPPEPEAASSGSGSPVTATPFPPSTPPVEPGAAEKPILPEDIKKEEPQVEEKPQIEDMEPAAPPPEVKPEEEAKETVAEITAEIAAPPNNKEEPAIIKIEPVERPPTPEAKEEKCKPQVVPPAPPPQLLMPAGGPYGGFLPPGPPFAPPLSMPEQMSEDGANQNEPQNLKIKQEIIIPPPPTGDMMIDPLQQLKEVKVPGYSPTNLVSTAVSQPLPPNSQPPESSPYSSLEIKKEAVEPAKSPKPASRPSSPRCSPAPTRATPPIRPGPSPSAGRASPSAPSPSSAGGNPMVPISSAMGMPPSVASSPFVAHPALLHAPHHPAHHHAPHPLSYHAFHPHHHPAYSYPFPFPYPYSPLPPQLPPRMQSVPPSGAPEPGPTPPRQEEQPPSAPSTPSSSHKKHHRSTPPSSGGGGGGHHSSSSGSSHHHHHHQSSERSSSSSGHHKHSSSSSSHHQSPGLMMHPGSQLMPSAQTSSLENLRAASHGFQQQHQQQQQQQHSPGGPSPLHPLHHMQHHLPPHMSRHPMLPPEEPKSESDSIMPDEEEVPSPNHIPRGPSPEPKIEDTECHRSQSAIFLRHWNRGDYNSCARTDLTFKPVPDSKLSRKREERMRKQAERDREEREKAAALTRKITTPDKQDVPKPPSRGPIETITSPYDRFAPRPGYPDTPALRQLSEYARPHAGYSPGGMPRSAGPPVLGLPPQCMDPMLQYHLSNMYGPGSRERMELEHLEREKREREMRELRERELNDRLKEELMKNAVASGAPRLPNPMDPHWLDISRRLTPYLGYRYAAGPNPSAAAAAVANATAAAAAMQQYGMYPPPLGPGGPVLSPLERDRLERLGYGRPGGLIPRDPTLGIPHPAELLGRQYGDQIAHQLSAQAEFQRQLMLERDRFGQTQMHPASLVAQHEEYMRQQREREMKVRALEEAARGSRP, encoded by the exons ATGTTCTTGAGTGGTGCCCGTTCAATTGCTGCCTTTCAAGGTTTGTGTGACGGTGCGTCTCCAGAGGACGGCTACCTGCTGGCTTCGCGCGACGACATTTCCCTCAACGCTCACAGTGTG CTTCATGACTCTGGTTACAATCACGGCAAAGCCCTGGATGCTCTCGCGAAATGCCCTGCGCCTGATGGCATTGACAAAAAGTGGTCTGAGGAAGAGACC AAACGTTTTGTGAAAGGCTTGCGCCAGtttggcaaaaatttcttcaggATTCGCAAAGACTTGCTTCCACACAAAGACACT GCTGAGTTGGTGGAGTACTACTACCTGTGGAAGAAAACTCCAGGTGCGAACAACAATCGCCCTCATAGACGGAGACGACAGGGCAACTCCCTCAGACGTAGTCGCAACACGAGAAACTCACGACTCCCTAAGGAGTCGGATTCCA gTGTGGGTTCGTCAAGACCAAATTCAAAAGAGCAGAGCGAGGGGGCTGGAAGCTCTGCGAGCGAGGAGGAAAACTCGGAGGATGATTCTGAGGGACCTACTGGCTTCCAATGTAGTCACTGCTTCACAACAA CTTCACGTGACTGGGCGCCTCTGAACAAAGAACAAAAGAGCCCGATCCTCTGCTCAGAATGCAGGGCTTATCACAAGAAGAACGGAGAGCTGCCACCCGTTCCAGCCGCGCCTCCAGGTGGAAGGGATTCAAGAGACTCGCCATATCTCTTTAGGCCTGTCCAGCCAGATgaagctgctgccgctgccgcagCAGGAAGAATGAGAACGCGCACCAGAGTCAAGGAAGCT CCTGCCCGAGGAGGAGGCCGGAAAAGGGGTAGTGGAACGGACACTCCTGAAAGCGAAGCTGATAAAAAGTGTAAATCCCCGAGCGCCTCAAGCAACTGTTCTTCTTCCCCCagtgataaaaagaaaaagaaaactgaaACCGCCAAAGCACTTAAGCGGAGCCAGACTGAAATGGAGAATGACGACGATAAGGATGCCAGTTTTAAGAGGAAGAAAGGAGATCAGCCAGAG agccCTGCCAGCAGCATTAGTTCAGACAGCGGCAACGTTTTGGATGAGGAAACTAACGAAAATGAAGGAGAAATCGAGGTGCCACCTGAGCCAGAAGCGGCGAGCTCTGGTTCAGGCTCGCCTGTCACTGCCACTCCCTTCCCGCCAAGCACGCCTCCTGTCGAACCAGGTGCTGCCGAAAAGCCAATTTTACCTGAGgacattaaaaaagaagagcCTCAAGTTGAAGAAAAGCCTCAAATCGAGGACATGGAGCCTGCCGCTCCTCCGCCTGAGGTGAAACCTGAGGAAGAGGCGAAGGAAACCGTGGCTGAAATCACTGCCGAAATAGCCGCCCCTCCTAACAATAAGGAAGAACCGGCCATCATTAAAATCGAGCCAGTCGAGCGTCCTCCCACACCGGAAGCAAAGGAGGAGAAATGCAAGCCTCAGGTGGTTCCCCCTGCGCCGCCGCCTCAACTTCTCATGCCGGCCGGCGGTCCCTATGGAGGCTTCCTGCCGCCAGGGCCACCCTTCGCGCCCCCCTTGTCTATGCCTGAGCAGATGTCGGAAGACGGTGCCAACCAGAACGAGccgcaaaatttgaaaatcaagcaGGAAATCATCATCCCGCCTCCGCCAACCGGAGACATGATGATCGACCCTCTGCAGCAGCTAAAGGAGGTCAAGGTGCCAGGCTACTCGCCCACCAACCTCGTGTCCACGGCCGTGTCCCAGCCCCTCCCCCCGAACAGCCAACCCCCGGAATCGAGCCCCTACTCTTCCctggaaataaagaaagaggCCGTGGAGCCCGCCAAGTCCCCGAAGCCCGCGAGCCGGCCTTCGAGTCCGCGGTGCTCACCCGCCCCGACACGAGCGACCCCGCCGATCAGGCCGGGCCCCTCGCCCTCAGCGGGTCGGGCGTCGCCAAGCGCGCCTTCGCCCTCGTCAGCGGGCGGCAACCCCATGGTGCCCATCTCCTCAGCCATGGGCATGCCGCCGTCCGTGGCCTCTTCTCCGTTCGTGGCGCACCCGGCCCTGCTGCACGCGCCGCACCACCCGGCGCACCACCACGCGCCGCACCCCCTGAGCTACCACGCGTTCCACCCGCACCACCACCCCGCCTACTCGTATCCCTTCCCGTTCCCCTATCCGTACTCGCCTCTGCCGCCTCAGCTGCCTCCGCGCATGCAGTCAGTGCCTCCGAGTGGTGCCCCCGAACCTGGACCGACGCCCCCTCGGCAGGAGGAACAGCCTCCCTCCGCGCCGTCCACCCCGTCGTCCTCGCACAAGAAGCACCACCGCTCCACGCCCCCCTCcagcggtggtggcggcggcggccaccacTCGTCCTCGTCGGGCTCGTCGCACCACCACCATCACCACCAGTCTTCGGAAAGATCTTCCTCCTCGTCAGGGCACCACAAACActcatcgtcgtcgtcgtctcaCCACCAGTCTCCGGGGCTGATGATGCATCCTGGATCTCAGCTGATGCCGTCGGCGCAGACGTCGTCGCTGGAAAACCTGCGCGCCGCCTCGCACGGCTTCCAGCAGcaacaccagcagcagcagcaacagcagcactCGCCCGGCGGCCCGTCGCCCCTGCACCCCCTGCACCACATGCAGCACCATTTGCCACCCCACATGTCGCGACATCCGATGCTACCTCCGGAGGAGCCAAAGTCTGAATCAGACTCCATCATGCCTGACGAGGAAGAGGTGCCAAGTCCCAACCACATACCTAGAGGCCCCAGCCCGGAGCCGAAAATAGAGGACACCGAGTGCCACCGAAGCCAAAGCGCCAT ATTTTTGCGCCACTGGAACCGTGGAGACTACAATTCATGTGCACGCACAGATCTTACTTTCAAGCCAGTGCCTGATTCAAAATTGTCTCGCAAGCGTGAAGAGCGAATGAGGAAGCAAGCTGAACGAGATAGAGAAGAACGAGAAAAAGCGGCCGCTTTAACG agaaaaatcaCCACACCGGACAAACAAGACGTCCCCAAGCCCCCCTCGAGAGGTCCAATCGAAACCATCACTTCGCCTTATGACCGATTTGCACCAAGACCAGGTTACCCTGACACACCAGCTTTAAGACAATTAAG TGAATACGCCCGTCCTCACGCCGGTTATTCCCCTGGTGGTATGCCTCGATCAGCTGGACCTCCTGTGCTTGGCCTTCCGCCCCAGTGTATGGACCCCATGCTGCAATACCACTTATCAAACATGTACGGCCCAGGATCCAGAGAGAG GATGGAGTTAGAGCACTTGGAGCGCGAAAAGCGTGAAAGGGAAATGCGGGAGCTACGAGAGAGGGAGCTGAACGACCGGTTGAAAGAGGAGCTGATGAAGAACGCTGTTGCCAGCGGAGCACCCCGCCTTCCAAATCCCATGGACCCCCATTGGTTAGATATCAGCCGCCG GCTAACGCCTTATCTTGGTTACAGGTATGCCGCCGGTCCAAACCCGTCGGCCGCTGCAGCAGCCGTCGCGAACGCAaccgcggcggccgcggcaaTGCAGCAGTACGGCATGTACCCACCCCCTCTCGGTCCCGGCGGGCCGGTGTTGAGTCCCCTTGAGCGAGACCGCTTGGAACGACTAG GTTACGGTCGTCCTGGTGGCCTTATTCCCCGAGACCCAACGCTTGGCATCCCCCACCCAGCAGAACTGCTAGGTCGCCAGTATGGAGATCAAATTGCTCATCAG TTATCAGCTCAAGCGGAGTTTCAGCGGCAATTAATGCTCGAGCGGGACCGTTTTGGGCAGACTCAGATGCATCCAGCTTCCCTCGTAGCTCAGCATGAGGAATACATGAG GCAACAACGAGAGCGCGAAATGAAAGTAAGAGCCCTAGAAGAAGCTGCCAGGGGAAGTCGGCCCTGA
- the LOC135945587 gene encoding ubiquitin carboxyl-terminal hydrolase MINDY-3 homolog, which yields MSVEDFKTLLWGDSLKEDVFRRWSQGFVFSELEPTALVQWEGGPCAVLAPVQAFILKSLLQKITLREQWRTVDPSQSNLLLASALSEVLLQAAIEGHSVKLVHLEEASQVSSTVGEPPAEEAPQEDQAMPESEVTPAKPDCEVCSSDFHERLQITSLSRENLLAEIESRIDKLKSTYGVLLFLYSVLCTRGSEVLKEELSDTCEPMIDASHGYGSQSLINLLLTGRAVGYVWDSVRNVGGLDLKGIDKQSEVGFLTLLEHMRLVEVGSFYKSPINPVWVLGSDTHLTVLFSMECKLVSPETASEAGRRVFKHFDPEGNNFIPTKSLTDVLNALNLVSEPEYVEIIRKKLDSENLGIILLNAFMDEFFPNENSSTPDTFPLYHYNGLPRSCPNGKVEYVEGQAVTLESLVGPSMSDSNTMLTCLQTKWPSLEVQWTACATPSLN from the exons ATGTCAGTTGAAGATTTCAAAACCCTGTTGTGGGGAGACTCTTTGAAAGAGGATGTCTTCAGAAGATGGTCGCAAG GATTCGTGTTTAGTGAATTGGAGCCAACCGCTCTGGTTCAATGGGAAGGAGGTCCGTGTGCAGTTTTGGCCCCAGTTCAAGCATTTATCCTGAAATCGCTTCTCCAGAAAATCACTTTACGGGAGCAATGGCGAACG GTGGATCCTAGTCAAAGTAACTTGTTGCTAGCAAGTGCCTTGAGTGAAGTTCTGCTCCAGGCCGCGATCGAAGGTCATTCCGTCAAACTTGTGCATCTCGAGGAGGCTTCTCAGGTGTCAAGCACTGTTGGGGAACCACCTGCCGAAGAGGCCCCACAAGAAGATCAAGCAATGCCAGAATCTGAAGTTACACCTGCTAAGCCAGACTGTGAAGTTTGTTCATCTGATTTTCACGAAAGACTCCA AATCACCAGTTTGagcagagaaaatttgctTGCAGAAATTGAAAGTCGTATTGACAAACTCAAGTCCACTTATGGTGTTCTACTTTTTCTATACTCTGTCCTGTGCACCAGG GGGTCCGAGGTGTTGAAGGAAGAGCTCTCTGACACTTGCGAGCCAATGATTGATGCAAGCCATGGATACGGCAGCCAGagtttgattaatttgttgcTGACTGGCAGAGCTGTCGGATATGTCTGGGATAGTGTCCGAAATGTTGGTGGTCTTGATCTGAAAGGCATTGACAAGCAGAGCGAGGTGGGATTCCTTACTTTGCTGGAACACATGCGTCTTGTCGAAGTTGGTTCTTTCTATAAGAGTCCAATAAACCCTGTTTGGGTTTTGGGCAGTGACACCCACCTTACAG ttttgttttcaatggAGTGCAAGCTGGTCAGCCCAGAAACTGCCAGTGAGGCTGGACGCAGAGTGTTCAAGCATTTTGATCCTGAGGGGAACAACTTCATTCCCACCAAATCCTTGACAGACGTTCTcaatgctttaaatttagtttcggAACCAGAATA TGTTGAAATTATCAGGAAAAAGTTGgatagtgaaaatttgggcATCATCCTGTTGAATGCTTTCATGGATGAGTTTTTCCCGAATGAAAATAGTTCCACGCCAGATACATTTCCCCTCTATCATTACAACGGACTACCTAGATCTTGCCCCAATGGAAAG GTGGAGTATGTTGAAGGCCAGGCTGTGACTCTAGAGAGTTTGGTTGGACCAAGCATGTCTGACAGTAACACGATGTTAACGTGCCTGCAAACCAAGTGGCCAAGTTTGGAAGTCCAGTGGACAGCATGTGCTACCCCctctttgaattaa
- the Gug gene encoding arginine-glutamic acid dipeptide repeats protein isoform X2, translating into MFLSGARSIAAFQGLCDGASPEDGYLLASRDDISLNAHSVLHDSGYNHGKALDALAKCPAPDGIDKKWSEEETKRFVKGLRQFGKNFFRIRKDLLPHKDTAELVEYYYLWKKTPGANNNRPHRRRRQGNSLRRSRNTRNSRLPKESDSSVGSSRPNSKEQSEGAGSSASEEENSEDDSEGPTGFQCSHCFTTTSRDWAPLNKEQKSPILCSECRAYHKKNGELPPVPAAPPGGRDSRDSPYLFRPVQPDEAAAAAAAGRMRTRTRVKEAPARGGGRKRGSGTDTPESEADKKCKSPSASSNCSSSPSDKKKKKTETAKALKRSQTEMENDDDKDASFKRKKGDQPESPASSISSDSGNVLDEETNENEGEIEVPPEPEAASSGSGSPVTATPFPPSTPPVEPGAAEKPILPEDIKKEEPQVEEKPQIEDMEPAAPPPEVKPEEEAKETVAEITAEIAAPPNNKEEPAIIKIEPVERPPTPEAKEEKCKPQVVPPAPPPQLLMPAGGPYGGFLPPGPPFAPPLSMPEQMSEDGANQNEPQNLKIKQEIIIPPPPTGDMMIDPLQQLKEVKVPGYSPTNLVSTAVSQPLPPNSQPPESSPYSSLEIKKEAVEPAKSPKPASRPSSPRCSPAPTRATPPIRPGPSPSAGRASPSAPSPSSAGGNPMVPISSAMGMPPSVASSPFVAHPALLHAPHHPAHHHAPHPLSYHAFHPHHHPAYSYPFPFPYPYSPLPPQLPPRMQSVPPSGAPEPGPTPPRQEEQPPSAPSTPSSSHKKHHRSTPPSSGGGGGGHHSSSSGSSHHHHHHQSSERSSSSSGHHKHSSSSSSHHQSPGLMMHPGSQLMPSAQTSSLENLRAASHGFQQQHQQQQQQQHSPGGPSPLHPLHHMQHHLPPHMSRHPMLPPEEPKSESDSIMPDEEEVPSPNHIPRGPSPEPKIEDTECHRSQSAIFLRHWNRGDYNSCARTDLTFKPVPDSKLSRKREERMRKQAERDREEREKAAALTRKITTPDKQDVPKPPSRGPIETITSPYDRFAPRPGYPDTPALRQLSEYARPHAGYSPGGMPRSAGPPVLGLPPQCMDPMLQYHLSNMYGPGSRERMELEHLEREKREREMRELRERELNDRLKEELMKNAVASGAPRLPNPMDPHWLDISRRYAAGPNPSAAAAAVANATAAAAAMQQYGMYPPPLGPGGPVLSPLERDRLERLGYGRPGGLIPRDPTLGIPHPAELLGRQYGDQIAHQLSAQAEFQRQLMLERDRFGQTQMHPASLVAQHEEYMRQQREREMKVRALEEAARGSRP; encoded by the exons ATGTTCTTGAGTGGTGCCCGTTCAATTGCTGCCTTTCAAGGTTTGTGTGACGGTGCGTCTCCAGAGGACGGCTACCTGCTGGCTTCGCGCGACGACATTTCCCTCAACGCTCACAGTGTG CTTCATGACTCTGGTTACAATCACGGCAAAGCCCTGGATGCTCTCGCGAAATGCCCTGCGCCTGATGGCATTGACAAAAAGTGGTCTGAGGAAGAGACC AAACGTTTTGTGAAAGGCTTGCGCCAGtttggcaaaaatttcttcaggATTCGCAAAGACTTGCTTCCACACAAAGACACT GCTGAGTTGGTGGAGTACTACTACCTGTGGAAGAAAACTCCAGGTGCGAACAACAATCGCCCTCATAGACGGAGACGACAGGGCAACTCCCTCAGACGTAGTCGCAACACGAGAAACTCACGACTCCCTAAGGAGTCGGATTCCA gTGTGGGTTCGTCAAGACCAAATTCAAAAGAGCAGAGCGAGGGGGCTGGAAGCTCTGCGAGCGAGGAGGAAAACTCGGAGGATGATTCTGAGGGACCTACTGGCTTCCAATGTAGTCACTGCTTCACAACAA CTTCACGTGACTGGGCGCCTCTGAACAAAGAACAAAAGAGCCCGATCCTCTGCTCAGAATGCAGGGCTTATCACAAGAAGAACGGAGAGCTGCCACCCGTTCCAGCCGCGCCTCCAGGTGGAAGGGATTCAAGAGACTCGCCATATCTCTTTAGGCCTGTCCAGCCAGATgaagctgctgccgctgccgcagCAGGAAGAATGAGAACGCGCACCAGAGTCAAGGAAGCT CCTGCCCGAGGAGGAGGCCGGAAAAGGGGTAGTGGAACGGACACTCCTGAAAGCGAAGCTGATAAAAAGTGTAAATCCCCGAGCGCCTCAAGCAACTGTTCTTCTTCCCCCagtgataaaaagaaaaagaaaactgaaACCGCCAAAGCACTTAAGCGGAGCCAGACTGAAATGGAGAATGACGACGATAAGGATGCCAGTTTTAAGAGGAAGAAAGGAGATCAGCCAGAG agccCTGCCAGCAGCATTAGTTCAGACAGCGGCAACGTTTTGGATGAGGAAACTAACGAAAATGAAGGAGAAATCGAGGTGCCACCTGAGCCAGAAGCGGCGAGCTCTGGTTCAGGCTCGCCTGTCACTGCCACTCCCTTCCCGCCAAGCACGCCTCCTGTCGAACCAGGTGCTGCCGAAAAGCCAATTTTACCTGAGgacattaaaaaagaagagcCTCAAGTTGAAGAAAAGCCTCAAATCGAGGACATGGAGCCTGCCGCTCCTCCGCCTGAGGTGAAACCTGAGGAAGAGGCGAAGGAAACCGTGGCTGAAATCACTGCCGAAATAGCCGCCCCTCCTAACAATAAGGAAGAACCGGCCATCATTAAAATCGAGCCAGTCGAGCGTCCTCCCACACCGGAAGCAAAGGAGGAGAAATGCAAGCCTCAGGTGGTTCCCCCTGCGCCGCCGCCTCAACTTCTCATGCCGGCCGGCGGTCCCTATGGAGGCTTCCTGCCGCCAGGGCCACCCTTCGCGCCCCCCTTGTCTATGCCTGAGCAGATGTCGGAAGACGGTGCCAACCAGAACGAGccgcaaaatttgaaaatcaagcaGGAAATCATCATCCCGCCTCCGCCAACCGGAGACATGATGATCGACCCTCTGCAGCAGCTAAAGGAGGTCAAGGTGCCAGGCTACTCGCCCACCAACCTCGTGTCCACGGCCGTGTCCCAGCCCCTCCCCCCGAACAGCCAACCCCCGGAATCGAGCCCCTACTCTTCCctggaaataaagaaagaggCCGTGGAGCCCGCCAAGTCCCCGAAGCCCGCGAGCCGGCCTTCGAGTCCGCGGTGCTCACCCGCCCCGACACGAGCGACCCCGCCGATCAGGCCGGGCCCCTCGCCCTCAGCGGGTCGGGCGTCGCCAAGCGCGCCTTCGCCCTCGTCAGCGGGCGGCAACCCCATGGTGCCCATCTCCTCAGCCATGGGCATGCCGCCGTCCGTGGCCTCTTCTCCGTTCGTGGCGCACCCGGCCCTGCTGCACGCGCCGCACCACCCGGCGCACCACCACGCGCCGCACCCCCTGAGCTACCACGCGTTCCACCCGCACCACCACCCCGCCTACTCGTATCCCTTCCCGTTCCCCTATCCGTACTCGCCTCTGCCGCCTCAGCTGCCTCCGCGCATGCAGTCAGTGCCTCCGAGTGGTGCCCCCGAACCTGGACCGACGCCCCCTCGGCAGGAGGAACAGCCTCCCTCCGCGCCGTCCACCCCGTCGTCCTCGCACAAGAAGCACCACCGCTCCACGCCCCCCTCcagcggtggtggcggcggcggccaccacTCGTCCTCGTCGGGCTCGTCGCACCACCACCATCACCACCAGTCTTCGGAAAGATCTTCCTCCTCGTCAGGGCACCACAAACActcatcgtcgtcgtcgtctcaCCACCAGTCTCCGGGGCTGATGATGCATCCTGGATCTCAGCTGATGCCGTCGGCGCAGACGTCGTCGCTGGAAAACCTGCGCGCCGCCTCGCACGGCTTCCAGCAGcaacaccagcagcagcagcaacagcagcactCGCCCGGCGGCCCGTCGCCCCTGCACCCCCTGCACCACATGCAGCACCATTTGCCACCCCACATGTCGCGACATCCGATGCTACCTCCGGAGGAGCCAAAGTCTGAATCAGACTCCATCATGCCTGACGAGGAAGAGGTGCCAAGTCCCAACCACATACCTAGAGGCCCCAGCCCGGAGCCGAAAATAGAGGACACCGAGTGCCACCGAAGCCAAAGCGCCAT ATTTTTGCGCCACTGGAACCGTGGAGACTACAATTCATGTGCACGCACAGATCTTACTTTCAAGCCAGTGCCTGATTCAAAATTGTCTCGCAAGCGTGAAGAGCGAATGAGGAAGCAAGCTGAACGAGATAGAGAAGAACGAGAAAAAGCGGCCGCTTTAACG agaaaaatcaCCACACCGGACAAACAAGACGTCCCCAAGCCCCCCTCGAGAGGTCCAATCGAAACCATCACTTCGCCTTATGACCGATTTGCACCAAGACCAGGTTACCCTGACACACCAGCTTTAAGACAATTAAG TGAATACGCCCGTCCTCACGCCGGTTATTCCCCTGGTGGTATGCCTCGATCAGCTGGACCTCCTGTGCTTGGCCTTCCGCCCCAGTGTATGGACCCCATGCTGCAATACCACTTATCAAACATGTACGGCCCAGGATCCAGAGAGAG GATGGAGTTAGAGCACTTGGAGCGCGAAAAGCGTGAAAGGGAAATGCGGGAGCTACGAGAGAGGGAGCTGAACGACCGGTTGAAAGAGGAGCTGATGAAGAACGCTGTTGCCAGCGGAGCACCCCGCCTTCCAAATCCCATGGACCCCCATTGGTTAGATATCAGCCGCCG GTATGCCGCCGGTCCAAACCCGTCGGCCGCTGCAGCAGCCGTCGCGAACGCAaccgcggcggccgcggcaaTGCAGCAGTACGGCATGTACCCACCCCCTCTCGGTCCCGGCGGGCCGGTGTTGAGTCCCCTTGAGCGAGACCGCTTGGAACGACTAG GTTACGGTCGTCCTGGTGGCCTTATTCCCCGAGACCCAACGCTTGGCATCCCCCACCCAGCAGAACTGCTAGGTCGCCAGTATGGAGATCAAATTGCTCATCAG TTATCAGCTCAAGCGGAGTTTCAGCGGCAATTAATGCTCGAGCGGGACCGTTTTGGGCAGACTCAGATGCATCCAGCTTCCCTCGTAGCTCAGCATGAGGAATACATGAG GCAACAACGAGAGCGCGAAATGAAAGTAAGAGCCCTAGAAGAAGCTGCCAGGGGAAGTCGGCCCTGA